The Primulina tabacum isolate GXHZ01 chromosome 1, ASM2559414v2, whole genome shotgun sequence genome contains the following window.
CTTACTAATTTTAAGATTATGCATTTAAATATGTCATATATAACAAACTTTAGAAAGAAACGTGTATATGTATGAATGATGTATACAAGATCACAAGGCAAATACGTAAAGAATGGTGGAAACCAAAGAAACCCAGCATTTGCTGCACAAGATGGAGCCAATCTCTTTAGAAATCGAGAAGTGGAAAGAATTTGATCCTCCCAATGACGTCAGAAAAATGGGTTCAAGAATATGGGACGAGTCGAAGATGATGTGGGAGATTGCGGCGCCGGCTATCATCACTTCTGTTGCTCAGTTTTCTCTCGGATTTGTGACCATTGCATTCGTGGGGCACATTGGAGAGGTCGAACTGGCTGCTGTCTCGGTTGTGCAGAATGTTCTTGAGGGATTTGTGTTCGGCATAATGGTACTTTTTTGTTTGAACATAGGCTCTTTTTTCACTGTGTGATTGAGAATTTTGTGAAGGAGATGATGATGATTACGGGCATGattttcattcttgcattttgAGATTTATCATTGTTTTGAGCACTAATCTCTTGGTTCTGGAGGGATTGTGAAAAAAACATGCCAAAGATTTGATTTTTATTGGAGTCGAGGCAAATCTTTAATTCAGTTTGcgacatattttttttattttatttaattatggaTGAAGTTTTTTTTCTATTCTATTAttcaatattaaatattttttcccACTAAAATCAGAATCTTGGGATCTGTTTCAGTCCTTTGATGAGaatgtaataatattttattgatttctttgGAAGTATGTTTGGGAAATGCCAAGTCAAATGTGTGTTCAAGTGATATCTTcatatgtttaaaataatattgtttGTTTTTCAAAGAACTGCAAAAATCTTGATGGTGTAAATCAATATTCACTAAAAATTTGGAATTGACTATCAGACATTCTGCAAATTTCTTGTTTTTAGCTAGGAATGGGAAGTGCCCTTGAAACACTATGTGGGCAGGCAGTTGGTGCAGAACAGTATGATACACTTGGAATCTATCTGCAAAGATCATGCATTGTAACACTTGTGTCTGCCTTATTCCTTTCACCTCTATACATTTTTACGTCGCCAATTCTAAAGCTGCTTCGACAAGATAAAAATATCTCAgaacttgctggaaaatatgCTCTTTGGGTGATTCCTCAGTTATTTGCATATGCATTGAATTTCCCTCTTCAAAAGTTTCTTCAGGCACAAAGCAAAATATGGGTCATGAGTATAATTTCATTGGTCGTGTTGCTATTTCACTTTATTTTGAACTGGATATTGTTGACAAAACTTGGGATGGGCTTGCTTGGTGCCGCTATAGCAGAGAATGTATCTTGGTGGCTCGTGGTGTTGGCGCAAATTGGTTATGTAGTATGCGGTTTCTTTCCAGAATCATGGACTGGATTTTCTTTATCGGCTTTTAAGTCCCTTTTTAGCTTTGTGAAGTTGTCGCTTGCATCGGCTATCATGCTTTGGTAAGTTCTTGGCTTTCAAATGGAATAGTAAAAGTAGTTTTATTTACCAGGTGAGTTTTTGCACAATCTTTTTTGAACATTTCGTGGTTACAGCTTGGAGCTATGGTATTATACTCTGGTCATCCTTATGGTTGGCTGGTTAAAGAATCCAGAAATTGCTGTTGATGCCATATCCATTTGGTCAGTTTCTTGATCAATGTATAGGTTTCAAATTTTTACACTCAGTTTACATATAAAGAAATGTTTTGAGATGGGTTCGAGTTACCATCTTTCGTCCTCTTCGGATAAAAACATTACCTAATTGAATTTAGTTTTAGATAGAGATACATTCATTTGAGCTACTACTGAATCGAATTAACTTTCCTTACGGTTGATATATGACAGCATGAATCTGGAAATTTGGACATTGATGTTCACTCTTGGTTTCAATGCTGCAATCAGGTTAGAAAATTATGTCTATATTTATATCAAAAGTTGAATGACCATACAAACTTATGCTTATCCAAAGGTTTTAAAATCAAACTTGATTCTTGACATTGTCCTCAATAACTTGCAGTGTTCGAGTTTCCAATGAACTAGGAGCCAATCATCCCAAAGCTGCAAAGTTCTCTGTAATAGTGTGCGTGGTTACATCGACAGTATTTGGATGCATATTCACAGTTGCCATTCTTGCAACTAAGAATGTCTATCCCTTAATGTTTTCTGATAAAAAAGAAGTCATAGAAAAGACATCTAAGTTGGGTTATTTCTTGGCAGCAACCATTTTCCTTAACAGCATTCAACCTGTACTCCACGGTAACTCCATGTTTTTTCCTCCACCATGCTATGAGCTTTCAAAGACTTTGGTAAATGTCAAAGCGACACAGGAAAAAAGGGGGGGGAGGGGGTGTTAAATTTCAACTTTTGAGTATACCATTTGTTTCCAATAAACTCTATGTTGTGATATCACATCAGCTCTATAAAAAGATGTATGACGCCTTACGTTTGGGTGGCTCTCGCACCTAATTAGATTTGGCTTATATCCTAACACTAGTGCTCTTACTAAGAGTCAATGTAGAAGAAATGACGACCTAGTAAACGTACTATCATCTGATGAGTGTCAATAATATAATGTGTCTATATAATAGGGGATTGGATGAAGGTGCATACATGTAGCACTCATAGATGAGTGAAAACTTTCAAAACAGAATATTGTAGATGTCGGATTCTCAAGGGGTGTGCAATATTTCGATTGTACTTCAAGCCTATGAACCGCATATTCACTTATGCTTTTCAACTTTGCAGGGGTGGCAGTAGGAGCAGGATGGCAATTATCGGTTGCGCTAATAAACGTGGGATGCTACTATCTTTTTGGCCTTCCTTTTGGAGCATTACTCGGTTATAAATTTAAACAAGGTGTCAAAGGGATCTGGTTGGGGATGTTAGCTGGTTGCCTTCTTCAAACGATTGTATTAATCATATATGTTCTTCGAGCTAATTGGAGTAGAGAGGTCAGCATTATGCAAATAccacttgaatttattttctgcatCGTAACACTTAGTGGAATAACAGCTTGATTGTTGTTGTAAGTGAATCGTTTAATGATAAAACGACTCTGATAGGCAAAGTTTTCTTCGGATGCAGGCGTTGAAAGCTGAGGCACGGCTCAAATCCTATTCTGACTCATCTTTGCCTCAAACTGAGAAAACGCAAGGTGGAATGTTGGTTGAAGACTAAAAACAAATGTgtgaagaaaagggaaaaaATGAAACCTGTTAACCTGCTTGAGTAGAAGAAGTCTAAACAAACAGGCGATGGTAGAAGAAGACTCAAGTCCTATTCTGACTCACCTCAGTGTTAACTTATTTGTTGCATAATCTTGAAACTGGTTCTAATAGACAAAATACCAGT
Protein-coding sequences here:
- the LOC142518066 gene encoding protein DETOXIFICATION 33-like isoform X2, translating into MVETKETQHLLHKMEPISLEIEKWKEFDPPNDVRKMGSRIWDESKMMWEIAAPAIITSVAQFSLGFVTIAFVGHIGEVELAAVSVVQNVLEGFVFGIMFLQAQSKIWVMSIISLVVLLFHFILNWILLTKLGMGLLGAAIAENVSWWLVVLAQIGYVVCGFFPESWTGFSLSAFKSLFSFVKLSLASAIMLCLELWYYTLVILMVGWLKNPEIAVDAISICMNLEIWTLMFTLGFNAAISVRVSNELGANHPKAAKFSVIVCVVTSTVFGCIFTVAILATKNVYPLMFSDKKEVIEKTSKLGYFLAATIFLNSIQPVLHGVAVGAGWQLSVALINVGCYYLFGLPFGALLGYKFKQGVKGIWLGMLAGCLLQTIVLIIYVLRANWSREALKAEARLKSYSDSSLPQTEKTQGGMLVED
- the LOC142518066 gene encoding protein DETOXIFICATION 33-like isoform X1, translating into MVETKETQHLLHKMEPISLEIEKWKEFDPPNDVRKMGSRIWDESKMMWEIAAPAIITSVAQFSLGFVTIAFVGHIGEVELAAVSVVQNVLEGFVFGIMLGMGSALETLCGQAVGAEQYDTLGIYLQRSCIVTLVSALFLSPLYIFTSPILKLLRQDKNISELAGKYALWVIPQLFAYALNFPLQKFLQAQSKIWVMSIISLVVLLFHFILNWILLTKLGMGLLGAAIAENVSWWLVVLAQIGYVVCGFFPESWTGFSLSAFKSLFSFVKLSLASAIMLCLELWYYTLVILMVGWLKNPEIAVDAISICMNLEIWTLMFTLGFNAAISVRVSNELGANHPKAAKFSVIVCVVTSTVFGCIFTVAILATKNVYPLMFSDKKEVIEKTSKLGYFLAATIFLNSIQPVLHGVAVGAGWQLSVALINVGCYYLFGLPFGALLGYKFKQGVKGIWLGMLAGCLLQTIVLIIYVLRANWSREALKAEARLKSYSDSSLPQTEKTQGGMLVED